One part of the Larimichthys crocea isolate SSNF chromosome XIX, L_crocea_2.0, whole genome shotgun sequence genome encodes these proteins:
- the LOC104927402 gene encoding SH3 domain-binding protein 4-A, which translates to MAAHRIIRVTNNNHILPRCKSEGTLIDLSEGVTGASLNDVKVPSPSALRLDTSASYGAAQEVVAIKDYCPSSFTTLKFSKGDRLYVLDTSGGEWWYAHNNTEMGYIPAAYVQPVSFRNSSLSDSGMIDSLGEGYEDGSKEFGGLGEWTGMTFKPSSIYNNSPFAVNPFMCPLDQNCKDVGGRNSADLILFDALASPSSCSNFNTSTIMSNGFSSCHINNTTPTSPTQDVVPNLHRDNPFFRSKRSHSLSELSVLQAQSNPTLPSSGFFTGLKAPSPEQFQSREDFRTAWLNHRKLARSCHDLDSLGQSPGWGQTQPVETNIVCRLDSNGGVVQLPDTHISAHIPEGHVSNGDYQQISMKALLDPPLELNSDRCSTVSPIVEIKLSNMETKSFITLEMKVLVTVKKESCHSAEVLCVRSDCKEGPYTPIPNAYIYKDTVQVQLDSLEPCMYVAVVVQSQYVSHNTTVWDHVQRKVTLGVYGPKHIHPSFKTVVAMFGHDCAPKTLLVSEVGRQASSTPPVALQLWGKHQFMLGFPQDLQVGLYSNMSNYQVKTNESAGVIRGFQVKLGKVSRLLYMITSHDPNNISDFTLRVQVKDALDCILTQFCVQTPQPPPKTGSRITGQRRFLKKKEVDKIVLSPLAVTSKYPKFQDRCITNLKFGKLIKTVIRQHKSTYLLEYKKGDVIALLSEEKIKLRGQLRTKEWYIGYYQGKIGLVHAKNVLVLGKVKPIYWCGPDLTTTMLLEQILKPCKFLTYIYATVRTVLMENVGNWRAFADALGYGNLPLNYFCRTELDNEPERVASVLEKLKEESTNMENKERKSFQRELMMALLKMDCQGLVARLVLDFVLLTTAVEVASRWRELAEKLARVSRQQMEAYEAPHRDKNGLLDNECMWKPAYDFLLTWAAHVGDSYRDVIQELHLGLDKMRNPITKRWKHLTGTLILVNCLDTLRSSAFCPTGYGDFAV; encoded by the exons ATGGCTGCCCATCGAATCATCAGAGTGACTAACAACAACCACATCCTCCCTCGCTGTAAGTCTGAGGGAACCCTCATCGACCTAAGTGAAGGGGTCACCGGAGCCAGTCTCAACGATGTCAAAG tgcCTTCCCCCAGTGCCTTAAGGCTAGACACTTCAGCCTCTTATGGAGCTGCACAAGAAGTTGTTGCCATAAAGGATTATTGCCCCAGCAGCTTCACCACGCTGAAATTCTCCAAAGGTGATCGCCTCTATGTGCTGGACACATCAGGTGGAGAGTGGTGGTATGCCCACAACAACACGGAAATGGGCTACATCCCGGCCGCCTACGTCCAGCCAGTCAGCTTCAGGAACTCTTCGCTTAGCGACAGTGGAATGATTGACAGTCTTGGGGAAGGATACGAGGACGGGTCAAAGGAATTTGGAGGTTTAGGGGAGTGGACGGGAATGACCTTTAAGCCCTCCTCAATTTACAACAACAGCCCATTTGCTGTGAACCCCTTTATGTGTCCGTTAGATCAAAATTGCAAAGATGTGGGTGGAAGGAATTCAGCAGACCTTATCCTGTTTGATGCACTGGCGTCTCCATCATCTTGCTCCAATTTTAACACTAGTACAATCATGTCCAATGGGTTCAGCAGCTGCCACATTAACAATACCACACCTACTAGCCCAACCCAAGACGTTGTACCTAATCTCCACAGGGATAACCCGTTTTTCAGGAGTAAACGTTCCCACAGTCTCTCAGAACTGTCAGTCCTGCAGGCACAGTCGAATCCAACCTTACCGTCTTCGGGATTCTTCACTGGTCTCAAGGCTCCTTCACCTGAGCAATTTCAGAGCAGGGAGGACTTCAGGACTGCTTGGTTGAACCACAGAAAACTTGCCAGGTCTTGCCATGACCTCGACTCCCTCGGACAGAGTCCTGGATGGGGCCAGACGCAGCCCGTGGAAACCAACATAGTTTGTAGGTTGGACAGTAACGGAGGAGTTGTTCAGCTCCCGGACACCCACATCAGTGCACACATCCCCGAAGGCCATGTCAGCAATGGAGACTACCAACAGATCTCCATGAAAGCCTTATTAGACCCTCCTCTGGAGCTTAACAGTGACCGTTGCTCCACCGTCAGCCCAATAGTGGAGATCAAGCTCAGCAACATGGAGACCAAGTCCTTTATCACATTAGAGATGAAGGTATTGGTAACTGTCAAGAAGGAGAGTTGTCACAGTGCAGAGGTGCTTTGTGTTCGAAGCGACTGCAAAGAAGGGCCTTACACACCTATCCCGAATGCTTACATTTATAAGGATACAGTCCAGGTGCAGTTGGATAGTCTAGAGCCTTGTATGTATGTGGCTGTTGTGGTTCAGTCACAATACGTCAGTCACAATACAACTGTTTGGGACCACGTGCAGAGGAAAGTAACTTTGGGTGTCTACGGACCCAAGCACATCCACCCTTCCTTTAAGACAGTTGTGGCCATGTTTGGACATGATTGTGCCCCCAAGACGTTGTTGGTAAGCGAGGTGGGCCGGCAGGCTAGCTCCACTCCGCCAGTGGCCCTCCAGCTGTGGGGGAAGCACCAGTTCATGCTGGGGTTTCCTCAAGACCTCCAAGTAGGATTGTACTCCAACATGTCCAACTACCAGGTGAAGACAAACGAGAGTGCAGGGGTGATTCGGGGATTTCAGGTCAAACTGGGTAAAGTCAGCAGGCTGCTGTACATGATCACATCACACGACCCCAACAACATCTCAGACTTCACTCTCAGGGTCCAAGTCAAGGATGCCCTCGACTGTATCCTCACCCAGTTTTGTGTCCAAACTCCACAGCCGCCACCAAAAACCGGATCGAGAATAACCGGCCAGAGGAGgtttctgaaaaagaaagaggtggaTAAGATTGTGCTCTCGCCACTGGCTGTCACTTCCAAATACCCAAAGTTTCAGGACCGATGCATTACCAACCTTAAATTTGGCAAGTTGATCAAAACAGTGATTAGGCAGCACAAGAGCACATATCTGTTGGAGTACAAGAAGGGGGATGTAATTGCTTTGCTCAGTGAGGAAAAAATCAAACTGCGAGGACAACTGCGGACCAAAGAGTGGTACATTGGATACTATCAAGGAAAGATAGGCCTTGTCCATGCCAAGAACGTTTTAGTTCTGGGTAAAGTCAAGCCCATTTATTGGTGTGGGCCAGacttaacaacaacaatgctgCTGGAGCAAATCCTGAAGCCTTGCAAATTTCTTACATACATCTACGCAACTGTGAGAACAGTTTTAATGGAAAATGTGGGCAACTGGAGGGCATTTGCAGATGCCCTGGGGTACGGGAATTTGCCTCTGAATTATTTTTGCCGGACTGAGCTGGACAATGAGCCAGAAAGGGTGGCGTCTGTTCTGGAGAAACTCAAAGAGGAGAGTACAAACATGGAGAACAAGGAGAGGAAGTCCTTCCAGAGGGAACTCATGATG GCGTTGTTGAAGATGGACTGCCAGGGTCTGGTTGCCAGACTGGTCCTGGATTTCGTCTTGTTGACCACGGCGGTGGAGGTGGCGTCCCGGTGGAGGGAGCTGGCCGAGAAACTTGCTCGAGTGTCCAGACAGCAGATGGAGGCTTACGAGGCTCCGCACCGTGACAAGAACGGCCTGTTGGACAATGAG TGCATGTGGAAGCCAGCCTATGACTTCCTCCTGACCTGGGCCGCCCATGTGGGGGACAGCTACCGAGACGTAATTCAGGAGCTTCACCTCGGCCTGGATAAGATGAGGAACCCCATCACCAAGAGGTGGAAGCACCTGACCGGCACCCTAATCCTTGTCAATTGCCTCGATACCCTCCGCAGCTCCGCCTTCTGCCCCACCGGATATGGAGATTTCgctgtgtga